A region of the Anolis sagrei isolate rAnoSag1 chromosome 4, rAnoSag1.mat, whole genome shotgun sequence genome:
gtttacaCTGTCTCTTACTTGAAGCTTGTAGCAATTTTCTATCTCAATTCTACAGCAAGTCAATATTCATTCAGAATCAACAATCTGAAGTTTTCAAATCAGTGACTAAGGCTCTTATTCTAGACgtttaaaaagtattttcctGATCACAAAACCACTGACCAAGATAAATGATTTCATTAATTAGCATAAATTTTTAAAAGGGAACTTTCTATTAAACACATTAAAGGCCTTGATTGCCCTCATATAAAAACAGTGATCAGAGTAATTTGTTACCTCTTATTAAATATGAAATGGTTTGTATTCACTTTAGCATTTGTGAATAGGAAAAATTTGGATAACAAAATGCAGAATTTGAGTATTTTTCTAGTGAATGCTAAGAAGTGGAAAATAGAAGGTATTGCGGGAGGGGGTAATTGAGTTtcagaaataaaatgaataattatttttgcatgttggAATTAGAAGTGAAATGTAAAAGGGTTAGAGCTGTAAGTATTGTAAGGAGACATTGAAAGAACAGGCTTGGATTTGTATTTCAGCTTCATGTTAACTAAATGAAGAAATTATTTGCCTCAACCTTCTCCCAAAAGAAAATAAGTGTTCAACCTGGGCAATATGAAGTGGACAAGTTAATAGGGGAAATACAACCCAACATAGGTAAAGAagtaggcaaggaatacttggcTACTCCCTAGGACAAGATTAAcgacatccaagagtattgaaggaactaacaGAAGTAATTTctgaaccactggcaataatctttgagaatttttGGAGAATGGAGTCCCAGCATACTGGAGGAGGGCAATTCttcaagaagtggaaaaaagaggacccaaacaattactgtccaatcagcctgacatcaatcTGTTAGCTTGCTCTAGGAAAGATTCTGCTCCAGGAAATAGAGAAGTCAGCCTGctccaggaaagattctggagcagatcctTAAAGATACAGTCTGTAATCACCTAGAAAAGAACATTGTGATCACAAAAAATCAacttggatttctcaaaaacaagtcatgctagaCAAGTCTTCTCTTTTTCCCCCCTATAGAGTTAAATGCTTGCAGGGAATGCTGTGCATGtaaatatcttgatttcagtaagacctttaATGCTTAAGAGCATAAGTAACTGAAGTGGTAAACTGTAAAGAACTCTTAACTAGATACAGACATGACAGACATAAGACAACAAATCTAGAGTTCCTCTACTAAGATATAAAAGTGGAGAAATCACACCTATTTCATTACTCTGCTAGCATAGTCTTTGAGACCAAGGGGTGTCTTCATAACATAGGACTTTGTCAAGGGCTTTATGCTAAATATTTTGCTGTGATTGTGTgaaagtgattttaaaaaaaaacaggcgCTTGCAGGTAAAATGTGTGTTTCTATTCTGCATTAAATTTACATTATAAGTTTTTGTTATAAAGAATCATATTAGGACTGTTAAACACGTATATCTTGCTTATATATTTTACTTCAGTACTAAAATAAACACTACTTGCACAACACCGAGCCTCACAATATTGTGTTGTACTTAGGCATTATTAAGAATTATGAGGAATGACATTATTTCTGGTAAATGGTATTGTGCCTCAGGTAATTTCAAAAGGAATATGCCATTTCAGCATATAAtacattttcctgctttttaataTTAGAAATGTTGTTTAGGGTCTACACAACTAATAGTCTTAATCTTTCTCATGGTTTTTTGTTTACAGAAAGCAATAGACCTTGCTAGCAAGGCAGCACAAGAAGAtaaagcagggaactttgaggaAGCCCTCCGCTTGTATCAACATGCTGTACAGTATTTTCTTCATGTTGTAAAATGTAAGCATTACTATTCTAAGTGTAATTATTTGGAGTTTGGTTATTTTAGGTTATTGCCTGTAGTCTGCTAAGTAACAGTTTACTCCAATCAGGAGGATACATGTCAAAAGGAATTCTAAAGTTATCAAGTAGCACAAGAAGAAAGGATGTTGGCAGGACACAAGTTAAGCTGGATAGCAAAAATAAAAGAGACAGCACAGAAGGGAAAGGGGCAAAAAGCATTTTCTAAAGCCAAGTTAAAAAGATTGATGCATTTAACTAATACTGGTTCCCACACATTCTGTTTGTAAAAGTTTTGGGTTAGTGGGCATCAACTGCTGCTGGATGTCAGGCCAGAATTGCTCATTTGTGTGGTGTGTATTCTTGCATATCCAACTTCTGTCACTGTGATCATGCTCAAGATTGCAGGGGTGAGAAGCATCtctattttatttctcttttgaaATTACTGCCCTTCTCGTGGTCAAACTGAACACTTTGCTTATGTACTTATATTTAAAAGGTACATTCTTTTCAGTTGTTCGACAGAATCAATCCCCAGAATCACAGCACCGCACCAAATTCTCTGGCAGCTATTCTCAGAAGTTTTTGATGATGCCTGCTCTCTTGGCTCTGCTTCTAGTTGTGTCCTCTGGGAAGTTGAGATGTGTTTTTGACTGTCAACTGGGATCCAtattgggaaagaaaggaaaatcatCAAAATAGTTAGTCAAGTGTGAAAAGGACAGGATTTGGTTGCAGCATATGTTGATCACAGAGATTTTGCAGCAGAGGCATAAGGCCTTGAGGTCATCGTACATAAAGTCCACTGTCAGAAAGAAGTTCTCCTTGGCGAACCTAGCGCTCTGATTGTTATGAAATCTTAATTTGCTTTCTTAGTAGTAATGCCAATTCCTTCTGTAATATATCTGCCCTGAAAACCCTTTTTGAAGGTTTCAGCTTGTTCTCTTACATGCTAAATGTCTTGACACAGAACATTCTTATGCCAACATCCAAATGATTTTCAGGTATTATTTAAACTAGTTAGGGAACCTTGTGCCATgcatatattttggactatagccTCATTTTACTAccattggctatgttggctaTAACAGAGTTTGGACACAAAATATCTAGAATGCATTATgttagtagttctcaacctgtaggtccccaagtgttttggcctacaactcccagaaatcccacccagtttaccagctgttaggatttctgagagttgaaggccaaaacatctggggacccacaggttgagaaccactgcattagattgTGTATCCTGATTTTGTTTCTGATGTATGCAATAATTTCATTATTAGTTACTTTAAATATATTGTGTACATTTTATTATTGTAGTATGGTTTATTTTTGTAGTTTTGGAAAACTGTATTTGCTTGAAAACTGATActtgtgttttatgtttaatctttgtcgtgtttatttcaatatgtattttggtgaaatatgttttaatatgtgtattttgtagaatggTTTTtgatgattgtgtgtttttagcaatgttgcTACCTGCCTCTAGTGACGAGGGGAGGcaggtaagaaaaaaaaatattattattattattattattattatattatcatctaAACTATGTTGCCATTGTGAATAAGATAGCCATAAACCGTATAATTATTCAGGCATTTTGTCTTCTGAATTTACAAATCAGCACAATAATGAGTAATATAATCCTTGGCAATGCTACCGATAGTTTTAATTAAATGGTATTTTTGTAATCAATAAAAAGAAATCATTAAATGCAATGTCTACTACATAAACCTGACCTGTATGCTAAAAGAGAATGCTTTATAATTCACAGATGAAGCACAAGGtgataaagcaaaacaaagcatCAGAGCAAAGTGTACTGAGTATTTAGACAGAGCTGAAAAACTAAAAGAAtatctgaaaaagaaagaaaaagctccCCTGAAACCGGTGAAAGAATCTGGCCCTGCTGATGAAAAAGGGTGTGTTaactttatttattcaaataCCACTTTCTTGTTTAGTACTTCTAGAGTTAGTAGAAGTACTATGGTGCATGCAGAATAGCATACTCCAAGGTGTGTGTATTTTCATGTAAACATTCTGTTATATTGTCCTATAAATTAATGCATGATAATCGGATTTTTGTCGACATTTCCAATTATACTGCAGTTTTTCACTGGGCCTATCCAGATATGGAATTCTGGTATTTAGTCtgcataatatatttttttctttgtggtctctgtgaatcacaCAGACATGGTATATGGTTTATAGCAGCCATCCTTTATAGTGAGATTGCAGCTGATCAAGGAGAGCAACTTTGAGAAAAGGGCAAGCTAGGGACAAAGTGATAGGATAAATAGAATAACACGTTGAATTCAATCCACATTTACTCATAATTGGAATAATTTAGCTATTTCAGTAGTTCTATTTTAAGTATGAGTAAGCCTGGATCTAATCCATTGGGTTCAGATAAAGGTGGTGCTATCCGTTTCACTTTTCACTCTGTGATGAAGGCAGATAAGTCCAAACCTCATAATTGATAGATACGTTTCCCCTCAAATATAATTTCCAATGTATTAAGATGTTTGGTTCTTCCCTGCATTAGCAGATGTCTGGGCTGTAGTCAAAGGCATGCTTATTGAAAAGCAAGTACAGGTAAAATTGACGAGACTTGCTTTCCTCAGTGTGTTGAATATTGAAGGGGCCAAAGAAGATTCTTCTGTCCTGTGGTGACATGTGTCCTGTGTCTCTTTTGATTGACCAGAATGCTGCTCTCTAGAATGATATTATTTTCAGTTTCTGGGAAAGATTCATGACAAACTACCATGGGCTAAGCTCTGATTAATAAGCTTCTTAAAAATGGTGTGTACTAAATCTAACTTCCATTACATAAATACTACTTTTCCATCAGTCTTGCTTtaacataggttttttttttttacatactcATGTTTCTTCTTTTGAGGGTGGGTGTCTTATGACAAACACATAATTTTTATTCTTGACAGGGAAAGATAATCTCTGTTTAATTTGTACTTATACCCAAATTAGAAATGATAGTGATGGGGAAGGAGAATCAGATGATCCTGAGAAAAAGAAGCTGCAGAATCAGTTGCAAGGTAATGTAATGTCATGATAGCTATGTTTTAATAGCCTGATAATGGAGCTGCCATTAATATCAGTTTTGAAAAACACACTCCAAtatgtctttatttattaatgattcatttattcctttttgcatttCCTCATGACTGTTTTTGCTGCCTTTTCTTTCCCCACTCTAGTGATTTTCTCTTATTACTTAATTGCAACTTCGGTATAACTGAGCAAAATGACATTATGCTATTCAAATTTGGCTATTTAACATTCCCACTGTGGTCTGATGAAACAAGATTAATCATTTCATAGAGGAAAATGCACCTCTGCTGTGTTGAAGTAATTAACTATTACCTCTCTCTTATAATGTCACAAAACTAGATGTATTTTGCTAGGGGCACAATACAGTTTTCATGGCCAATGTCTGTGTAGTTATAAATACTATTTACTGTATGttctcatatataagtcaacctTACGTATTATTTAAGGGCAGGTtaaggattttgatatgacctgtagatagtcattctgcagagagggaaAAGTACCCTAGCCATTTCCCAGTCATTTAGAAAGGCCACATTAAGAGAGATggcgcggggggaggggggagaacatCTTTCAGTTTTTCCCAGGATGGACTGCACACTCATTTATCACCACTTTActataaaaaaaaagggggggtctTTCTTTCATAACTTAAAGTGCAGTATTCACATTGACCTTTGGGTATGTTGATCCAGTTTTTGAGTTGCTTTTTTATTAAAATGTCCAGACTTAAAACATTAGTATATAGAGTATATTCACCACAAAGACTACTCaaaataaagcttttaaaaaaacattgtatTCTGTCCAAATCAAAATCATGCTCAAGTTTATAGCCAATGTTAGCAAGGAGAATATTTGTGTACCTTGACATATTGTGGCCCAGTAAATGAAATATTCTGGCAGCAATATGTGCTTGGTTCTCATTACAATATTTGCCTATAAGACAAACGTAATTAGTAGAACTGTAAGAATTGTTGTTTAAAACTACTTATAGTATCTTGTGTCACATTCAACAGATAGGTGGCACTGCATGCCATAGATGTTGCTTGAGCATTCAGTGCAAAGGCCGCAGTGTGAAAAGCTCTAAATGTACTATGGTTGTATTCTGTGATTACCTACTGAAGCTGTAGTCTTGAGATGAATAAATGTAAACTGGAtgctagtttttaaaaatagaaggatgctaatttgtattttatataatttgtgatgatatttccatttttctttaaaaCTGTAAAAAGAAATGGGTTGTTTAAAACAATACTATTTTCTTTAATAGGTGCCATTGTTATGGAGCGACCAAATGTTAAGTGGAATGATGTTGCTGGCCTAGAAGGAGCAAAAGAAGCACTTAAAGAAGCAGTAATATTACCTATTAAATTTCCTCATCTTTTCACAGGTAAAACAAATTAAATGTAAATTGCTTGGCAAGAGTGActggtttggttttttaaaactcaAGTTTTAGAATCCATAACTTCTAACGTGTTTCAAGAAGCCCATCCCTAtgctttccatgttatttttgcCTTTGGTATTAAATTTCTGTTAAATAAGGAGTGCCTAGCTCTGCTTCATTAACTGAAGTATACCTGTATTTATTTCAGTGTCCAAAGACACACAGTCTATGGTGCACTTCTGTTTTAAGGAAGAAAATCAGATGTGTGGCCCATAGAGTGGTTTTTGGGAAATAGGGTGGAAAAAAGGAACCCCCCAGAAGTCTGGTCCTGCTTGCCTAACACACAGGACAAACATTTGCTTTGAAAGGAACTAAGAAAGCATTGCAGCCAGAAAAGCAAAGGGTAGCATTAAAACTGTTGAAGCTTCTTCTCAAAGGCTGTATGTCTGAATAGTAAAGAAAATTGCTGATGGCAGTTGTGTAAATACAAaattgtaaatatataaatatcaaaTAGCTGTCAATGTTTGGGCCAACACAGATAAGCATTGCACCGACAAGGAACCACCACAAAAGGTCACCTCAGTCAAAAACCGCCTGACATCAGAGACTGAGAATGAACACAAAGGAAGATCTTAATATTCAGACAGATTCATGAGAGAGTATCCAGTTTGTTTAAATACGTACGTTTTTGTTAAGCTCTAGCAGAGATGATCATTTATCAATGGGAATTAGAAAGTCAGCAGCTACCATGTTTAGGTTTCAATGAATCAGTATGTTTACACTGGTTGTGTTCAAACCATAGGATCCATCTGTATGGATATATAAAGATTCAGACAGCATTTGGCTTATATCAGAAAACCAAAGGCAGTCAGTGAAGTTTAAGAATTTAACCAAATAGCTATGTTTCAGAATCATTGAggtttctaaggccccttctacactgtcatataaaatcaagattatcgcTTTGAActagactatatggcagtgtagactcataatccagttcaaaccagataatgtgaattatctgctttgataacctggattatatggcggtgtagaggGGGGCTTAATTGTCTAGTGGGAGCTTTGCATTCAATGCATGGTAACAATCTCTCTAGAAGTTATCAAAACATAGCACTAATTACAGTATCTCGTGTCACATTCGACAGACAGATGGCACTGCATGCCTTAGATGTTGCTTGAGCATTCAGTGCCAAGGCCCCAGTACAGTTGGATGCGAATCTGATGTTTTGTAGACCACCATGGGCCGTATGCTGTAGGAGCAcgtgttttccagcaaatatgtATAGTTTATCAGAAGTAAATGTGTAGATCGATTTGTTGTAGTACCGCAAATGGGTGAAATTCACAATGTTTGTGAATATCTGCTGGAAGGAATGTACTGAGAGGATATGTTCCTTTGCCTTCTTGGACGTCAGTGGAAGTTTATCTGTTTTTAAATAGGGCCTAACTATTTAAATGTGTCACAAGTGATCATTACCTGCagattttgggtttgtttttgtttgtttttaatttcacaTTTAGCGTGAAACTGGGTAGGCAATTCCCTGAATagtacctttttatttattttttactcttttcATTAGGTAAAAGAACACCCTGGAGAGGGATTCTTCTATTTGGACCCCCAGGGACGGGGAAATCCTACTTAGCAAAAGCTGTTGCAACAGAAGCTAACAATTCTACATTTTTCTCTGTATCTTCTTCTGACCTTGTCTCAAAATGGTTGGGTGAAAGTGAGAAGTAAGTGGTATAGAAAGTTTCAGATCACAGTCACTTTCAATGTATTGGGGATGTGagtgtgaatttttaaaatcttgaatCACATAAGTCTTGAAGAACTACATGATGTAAAAAGCCAGAAGTATTCTAGTGACCTGCTTCATCTTGTGAATTTTACTGATACATACTTGTTCTTTAGCCTTTACGCTTAACTACAAAAGCTCCTAAAATTTGTTAGCCATTAAGATTTTTGTTTTGTCACAGCAAGCTAGCAACAATCTACTCTCTGTAGAATTCTGTATTTTAAAACCCAGAATTAAAAATCACACAAATTCATCACATCCTGTTTGGAAAACTACTTATTCTCTATCAAGTAGGAGGCTGAAAGAAGATGGACAAGATTGGGGAAGTATGTAAATTAAAGCCTTTGAAAAGAGAGATTTATCTGAGGAGTGGTAATTCTGTAGGAAGTCTAACCTCAGCTTTTAAAGTGCTAACTAGAAGTCTTTTTCACAGTTGTTTATCAGGATGACAATGTCGGAGCGTTTCCTGGTAAAAACAATTGCAACTCATGTCCTGTTTACGTCTGGTACATTTATGAGATCTAGGACTAAATTCAGTATTAGCAAATAAATCCATTAAAATTAGTTGCTTTTTCATTGTGACTGAGTTTTCTCTAGTAGAGGTGTGTATTTTTCTCGTTAGTCCTCGTAAGTTATATCAGATTTGTTAAATTCGTACTTACGAGGCGATATCCAAGATATGGTCATAGCCCGTGCCAAAAACCTAAGAATTGAAACCTACCCAACaccttttcatttgcattttctaaatctcggaagcctcccaaagtcagtttcattttcagtggaaggaagcaaagcaaagccaaaaaggctgcctttcctctttaaattaatggcttcTCATCATTACAAGAGgaaaagcagggagaaagcacagaactctggaaaatgtagtttgggaaggcaaggagccctatggtaGAAGGCCgtgccttaaactacatttcccagaattctgctcacatcagaaagccccaatcaggagaggggagaaatttatccctccatagcagcaaccagccagagttccaatgaatggttgaatctacaAAAAgcaggactgactgatacttctagtaagtagtagtagtaataattgtattatttatttatttatattgctgCTGGGCTGggaataaatccctaaatggatggcccctgggggtcgCTTTCAACTCAATagaggaagcatattaattaatttaaaggctggatggccatctgacaggaaaTTTttatggtgcccttctgcctggaagaagggagttggactagatggcctttgggggtcccctccaaccctaggattccataaaAATGTGtaattggtttctattggttaatatatgagaaacattcaatgagatagctcttgtggctttttaaaaagtttttgtcaaaaaTGTAAAACATTCCCTTACATCAGTAGAtgtattaatatttctgaaacttgggagggaatgatcccctgttatcttgtgtcattgtacagaaaattcaaggaggtagctcttgaatttcttttaatgttgtttataaaaatttgaaaaatcACCAGAAACCCGtgtataagtgaaacattctgaaacttgatgggctaacagtggtaaatgtgttctacctttgtagcaagtttcatcccaatagctgtaaaaatgagggagaaaggagcccccgaAGTTTCTCCAATTACAGTAATTAtttgcaattactataacaaaaacgtttttaaaaattcatgactcttgttatagtaacgaaattttcactatactttagaaacactttagaaatgaaatgccagcgccccctaattttgtaatgacttttacaacattttttattggatcacacataCCTATGCTCTTGGTAGATCTCATTTGGTGTTTAACCCCTGgagtgggaataataataatgtattgtattaATGAGGCATTAAGAAGGAAAATAAGCATAAGTAGGCTGTTGTGGGGAAAAGAAGCAACACCACCAGCCAAACCTACTAGTAGTCCTGATTAACTCCTACCTATCTTGAAAACATAGCATTACAACGAAGTAGGACCAAAACCATTCATGTTATTGTGAAATGTAGCTACAGAACATGTTACTAAGTTAGGAATCTGTTTTGTAAGGATTTATTAATTGAGTGGTATGTTGATAAATTCTGATTAATGTATTTATGCCCAAGAACCTGCAAGGAATTGTCTAAATTCTTATGAAGCCACGGACATTTCTGCAGTATCATTctagaaaaaaatcaaaactatGATACAGGCAAATAGGTATCTATTCACAGATGGAAAATTACTAATGGTCAAATTCATTAATAACACTGAATTTGGGAGAAGAAGCAGTGCAATGCCATGTTGCTGTATAGTGTTTCCTTCTAAAATGCAACATTTTCCCACTACAGGTTAGTGAAGAATCTCTTTCAGCTTGCCAGAGAAAACAAGCCTTCAATTATCTTTATTGATGAAATAGATTCTCTTTGTGGGTCCAGAAGTGAAAATGAAAGTGAGGCAGCTCGGCGCATTAAAACTGAATTTCTGGTCCAGATGCAAGGTAAAATAATTGGTTTTCTAGCCTAGTTAGTGTAAACAATTCATATTTTGAATTACATAATGTTAAATAATACTTACATAATATTGTGGTCAGTAACC
Encoded here:
- the VPS4B gene encoding vacuolar protein sorting-associated protein 4B, producing MAATSNLQKAIDLASKAAQEDKAGNFEEALRLYQHAVQYFLHVVKYEAQGDKAKQSIRAKCTEYLDRAEKLKEYLKKKEKAPLKPVKESGPADEKGNDSDGEGESDDPEKKKLQNQLQGAIVMERPNVKWNDVAGLEGAKEALKEAVILPIKFPHLFTGKRTPWRGILLFGPPGTGKSYLAKAVATEANNSTFFSVSSSDLVSKWLGESEKLVKNLFQLARENKPSIIFIDEIDSLCGSRSENESEAARRIKTEFLVQMQGVGTDNEGILVLGATNIPWVLDSAIRRRFEKRIYIPLPEDHARAAMFKLHLGTTKNTLTESDYRELGKRTDGYSGADISIIVRDALMQPVRKVQSATHFKKVQGPSLADPNVLVELLTPCSPGEPNAIEMTWMDVPGDKLLEPVVCMADMLRSLSSTKPTVNEQDLEKLKKFTEDFGQEG